Proteins from one Oscillatoria nigro-viridis PCC 7112 genomic window:
- a CDS encoding ABC transporter ATP-binding protein, with the protein MQQIIWFIKTISKYLGSYRWQFILMFGCLIFDAAFDSVLRVSLKFIVDAAIIPQNYKLLVLIISLFGVGAILYTVIGLLGNFLGARLGIVIINNIRRSLFEHLQNLSMEFFGRRSAGDIVKCLISDVQQVENGLITMGLTVVVLEISSILFTTIFMFSLNWQLATLTCIGLTICIIAPAPIAQMATSQGYHVLQKEGEIASIVEENILSQSVVKLFGMERRATQDFAADLNDLQRVYVRATFLSYLVQKVPMILFVITQLVILSIGAVMTYRNYISVGTLVSYQVLLLGLNLNIIGFTGSLPIVIDGVAALQRINDILSETPAVRDRLDAVALPHFTQDICFDRVSFNYSAERMGVKNLSLKIRRGEYVMFVGQSGAGKSTIVNLLTRFYDPDRGRILLDKIDLRHATVRSLRSQIGLVSQEVILFNTTVRENIRMGDLEASDAQVEAAAKAAEIHDFILTLPQGYDTPVGDRGGQLSGGQRQRIALARALVRNPAILILDEATSALDLVTEAGILATIDRIAKKCTVIMITHRITHALRANQIFVLENGSIVASGTHTDLLEQEGLYATLWQQSHHSHNDLTMLAHS; encoded by the coding sequence ATGCAGCAAATTATTTGGTTTATAAAAACAATAAGTAAATATCTCGGCTCCTACCGATGGCAATTTATTTTAATGTTTGGCTGTCTGATTTTCGATGCAGCCTTTGATTCTGTCCTAAGAGTTAGTTTGAAATTTATTGTTGATGCAGCAATTATTCCTCAAAACTATAAACTTTTAGTTTTAATCATCTCCCTGTTTGGCGTAGGCGCGATTCTCTACACTGTCATTGGTTTACTGGGCAACTTTTTAGGAGCGCGTTTGGGCATTGTCATCATCAACAATATTCGGCGCTCCCTATTCGAGCATCTCCAAAATCTGTCAATGGAGTTTTTTGGGCGACGTTCAGCCGGAGATATTGTCAAATGTCTGATTTCCGACGTACAGCAAGTAGAGAATGGTTTAATTACGATGGGGCTAACCGTCGTTGTTTTAGAAATTAGCAGCATCCTATTTACTACTATTTTCATGTTCTCACTTAACTGGCAGTTAGCTACTCTAACTTGCATTGGTTTAACCATCTGTATCATTGCCCCTGCCCCCATTGCTCAGATGGCTACTTCTCAAGGCTATCATGTGCTACAAAAGGAAGGAGAAATTGCCAGCATTGTTGAAGAAAATATTCTCTCCCAATCTGTTGTCAAACTATTTGGGATGGAACGCCGAGCTACCCAGGATTTTGCCGCTGACTTGAATGACTTGCAACGGGTTTATGTTAGGGCAACATTTTTGTCCTACTTGGTGCAAAAAGTCCCCATGATTCTTTTTGTCATAACCCAGCTTGTGATTTTGAGTATCGGTGCAGTGATGACCTACCGCAATTACATTTCTGTAGGAACTCTAGTTTCCTATCAGGTTTTGTTGTTGGGCTTAAATCTGAATATTATTGGCTTTACGGGTTCGCTTCCAATTGTCATTGATGGAGTAGCCGCTCTACAACGCATCAATGATATTCTGTCAGAAACGCCTGCGGTTCGGGACAGGCTAGATGCGGTTGCATTGCCGCATTTTACCCAAGATATTTGCTTCGATCGTGTCAGCTTTAACTACTCTGCCGAAAGAATGGGGGTGAAAAATCTCTCGCTGAAGATTCGCCGGGGTGAGTATGTCATGTTTGTCGGGCAGAGTGGCGCAGGCAAAAGTACGATTGTGAACTTACTAACGCGCTTTTACGACCCAGATCGAGGACGCATTTTGTTAGATAAAATCGATTTGCGTCATGCAACAGTACGCTCCCTCCGTTCTCAAATTGGACTGGTTTCTCAGGAGGTAATTCTGTTTAACACAACTGTGCGGGAAAATATTCGCATGGGGGATTTAGAAGCCAGTGACGCACAGGTAGAAGCTGCCGCCAAAGCCGCTGAAATTCACGATTTTATTCTTACTTTGCCCCAAGGTTATGACACTCCTGTCGGTGACAGAGGCGGACAATTATCGGGGGGACAACGACAAAGAATCGCCCTTGCTAGAGCCTTAGTCAGAAATCCCGCTATTTTGATTTTAGATGAAGCCACATCCGCCCTTGACTTGGTAACAGAAGCGGGTATCCTCGCCACTATCGATCGCATTGCCAAAAAATGTACTGTGATTATGATTACCCACCGCATCACCCATGCCTTGCGTGCCAATCAGATTTTTGTGTTAGAAAACGGCAGCATTGTTGCATCGGGTACCCATACCGATTTGCTGGAACAAGAAGGACTCTATGCCACACTTTGGCAACAGAGTCATCACTCTCATAACGACTTGACAATGCTTGCCCATTCTTAA
- a CDS encoding NfeD family protein yields the protein MTVSHLERAIVEEEIKPNQSGSVRFQSSWWPAKCVREITLQPGEVVRVVRLENITLIVEA from the coding sequence ATGACTGTCAGCCATTTAGAAAGAGCGATCGTTGAAGAAGAAATTAAACCGAATCAGTCCGGCAGTGTGCGATTTCAAAGCAGTTGGTGGCCTGCCAAGTGCGTGCGAGAAATAACTTTGCAACCCGGTGAAGTGGTTCGCGTCGTGAGACTTGAAAACATTACTCTGATAGTTGAAGCGTAG
- a CDS encoding NfeD family protein, which yields MNFDNSEKAIVDEEIRPNECGRVRFQNSWWPAKCDLDLTFEPGDVVRVVGIDNITLIVEASL from the coding sequence ATGAATTTTGACAATTCCGAAAAAGCGATCGTGGATGAAGAAATTCGACCTAATGAGTGCGGTCGCGTTCGTTTCCAAAACAGTTGGTGGCCGGCGAAGTGCGATCTAGATCTGACTTTTGAGCCTGGTGACGTGGTTCGCGTTGTGGGAATTGACAATATTACTTTGATAGTTGAAGCATCGTTATAA
- a CDS encoding class I SAM-dependent methyltransferase — protein MTNTNESKWLIPSSSRLASKSLEEEKAMWDETHKDYAGKVFSLTQDPDLCKALIRPYNQSSCFDIPNSPDIQVLIPSCGSEIHLQKALLEFCPQIGKIYCTDFSQTGIEKARENWQKADGDSRLNSQQLVFEKVDSTKIIEERPDWKEKFDYVLAVAAVVSSEDEINRQMIHEFSKVLKPGGKLYGFFPTIFCPLEIAHLSKPHAYWVTEGLVNVPHNTLHGRDWHYSQINYTPLRLNRIFKEVGFKRLNFEIYFLDSEILANVLKEDIEHDDPDIYLWTLLVRYEK, from the coding sequence ATGACTAACACAAATGAATCTAAATGGCTCATCCCCTCTTCTAGTCGCCTTGCCTCAAAATCTCTTGAAGAAGAGAAAGCGATGTGGGATGAAACCCACAAAGATTATGCTGGCAAGGTTTTCAGCTTGACACAAGACCCTGACCTTTGCAAAGCCCTGATCCGTCCTTACAATCAATCTTCCTGCTTTGATATTCCCAATTCTCCAGACATCCAAGTTCTGATTCCTAGCTGTGGCTCGGAAATTCATCTTCAGAAGGCATTACTAGAGTTTTGTCCGCAAATTGGCAAAATTTACTGCACAGATTTTTCCCAAACCGGAATTGAAAAAGCACGGGAAAATTGGCAAAAAGCAGATGGAGATTCCCGGCTTAACAGCCAACAATTAGTTTTTGAGAAAGTTGATTCTACCAAAATAATAGAAGAAAGACCCGATTGGAAAGAAAAATTTGATTATGTCCTAGCGGTTGCTGCAGTTGTCTCCAGTGAGGATGAAATCAATCGCCAGATGATACACGAATTTTCTAAAGTTCTCAAACCAGGTGGTAAGCTCTACGGCTTTTTTCCTACCATCTTTTGTCCTTTAGAAATTGCCCATTTAAGTAAACCCCACGCTTATTGGGTAACAGAAGGGCTAGTCAATGTACCGCACAACACGCTTCACGGGCGGGATTGGCATTATTCACAGATAAATTATACGCCCTTGCGCTTGAATCGCATCTTTAAAGAAGTGGGTTTTAAACGGCTAAATTTTGAGATTTATTTTTTGGATTCGGAAATTTTAGCTAACGTTCTGAAAGAGGATATCGAGCATGACGATCCCGATATCTATCTCTGGACTCTTCTCGTCCGGTATGAGAAATAG
- a CDS encoding beta/gamma crystallin-related protein: protein MAKAKLYTDINYQGRTVDVTSDITDFTTIDFNDKLSSIIVESGTFTLYSDVFFQGRSVTICSKGGPSSDGKYPSDIFLGGLNDYFSSIRVNSDEPK, encoded by the coding sequence ATGGCAAAAGCAAAACTATATACTGACATCAATTATCAAGGACGAACGGTTGATGTCACTTCAGACATAACCGACTTTACAACCATTGATTTTAATGACAAATTGTCGTCTATCATAGTTGAAAGTGGCACATTTACCCTTTACAGTGACGTTTTTTTTCAAGGACGTTCAGTCACTATCTGTTCTAAGGGAGGACCATCAAGCGATGGAAAATACCCCTCTGACATATTCTTAGGAGGGTTGAATGACTATTTTTCATCGATTAGAGTTAACTCTGATGAGCCTAAATAA